Proteins from a single region of Lysinibacillus sp. JNUCC-52:
- the gcvT gene encoding glycine cleavage system aminomethyltransferase GcvT: MTNELKRTPLFDEYAKYGGKTIDFGGWELPVQFSSIKEEHDAVRNRAGLFDVSHMGEILVTGPEALDFLQNLLSNDISKIATGQAQYNAMCYEDGGVVDDLLTYKLADNHYLLCVNAANIEKDYDWMMENQHQYDVTIDNQSNSYAQIALQGPLAEELLQSLTATDLSAIKYFRFQDDVEIAGHKALVSRSGYTGEDGFELYGAPADIKALWDIILEAGKDKGVVPAGLGCRDTLRFEAGLPLYGQELSATISPLEAGIGFAVKLNKEDFIGHDALVEQKENGLARKIVGIEMIDKGIPRHGYKVFKDGKEIGEVTTGTQLPSSKRNVGNALIDSQFATIGTELEIEIRGKHLKVVTVETPFYKRSK; this comes from the coding sequence CTCTATTTGACGAATATGCAAAGTATGGTGGTAAGACAATTGACTTCGGTGGATGGGAATTACCAGTACAATTCTCTTCTATTAAAGAAGAACATGATGCAGTGCGTAATCGTGCAGGCTTATTTGATGTGTCACACATGGGTGAAATTTTAGTAACTGGTCCTGAGGCTTTAGATTTTTTACAAAATCTGTTGTCAAATGACATTTCGAAAATTGCTACAGGTCAAGCGCAATACAATGCGATGTGCTATGAAGATGGTGGCGTTGTCGATGATTTATTAACTTATAAACTAGCAGACAATCATTATTTACTATGTGTCAATGCGGCAAATATAGAAAAAGATTATGACTGGATGATGGAAAACCAACATCAATATGATGTGACAATTGATAATCAATCTAATTCATATGCTCAAATCGCTCTGCAAGGGCCATTAGCTGAAGAGCTCCTTCAATCATTAACAGCAACGGATTTAAGTGCAATTAAATACTTCCGCTTCCAAGATGATGTAGAAATTGCAGGACATAAAGCATTAGTTTCTCGCAGTGGTTATACAGGAGAAGATGGCTTTGAACTTTATGGTGCGCCAGCAGACATTAAAGCATTGTGGGATATCATTCTAGAGGCTGGAAAAGACAAAGGCGTTGTGCCAGCAGGCTTAGGCTGCCGTGATACTCTACGCTTTGAAGCAGGACTGCCACTTTATGGGCAAGAACTATCTGCTACCATTTCACCACTTGAAGCGGGCATTGGCTTTGCTGTGAAATTAAATAAAGAAGACTTTATTGGTCATGATGCGTTAGTTGAGCAAAAAGAAAATGGATTAGCGCGTAAAATTGTAGGTATTGAAATGATCGATAAAGGGATTCCACGTCATGGATACAAAGTGTTCAAAGATGGTAAAGAAATCGGTGAAGTGACAACAGGTACTCAGCTTCCTTCTTCTAAACGTAATGTTGGTAACGCATTAATTGACAGTCAATTCGCAACAATCGGAACTGAATTGGAAATTGAAATTCGTGGTAAGCACTTAAAAGTAGTGACAGTTGAAACACCGTTTTATAAGCGTTCAAAATAA